Part of the Legionella cardiaca genome, TGTCACCGTTCCTTGCGAAAGAACAGCTTGGGATTTTGGTGCATACGCTCTGTACCTACAACCAGCATATGATGCTGATTATGGTTACCATTCTTTCACCAGCAGTATCGACGGTGTTTCTCAACACTATCGTGATATCGATCCAGAGTGGGGTTGGGGCTTCAAATTAGAAGGTTCTTACCACTTCAGTACTGGTAACGATTTAAATCTTAACTGGTACCACTGGAACAAAGAAACTGACAATAGCTGGGGTGGAGTGTTCATTGATGGTTTCGGCGGTCCATTCTTCGGTAGCCACCACTTCGAACCTAAGTGGGATGCTGTTAACTTAGAATTCGGTCAACACGTTGATTTCGGTGAGTTCAAAGACATTCGTTTCCATGCAGGTCTACAATATGCTCGTATCGAACATGAATTGACTGCATCTGGTAACTTCCCACCTGTTTCTGTAGCTACTGGTTTCTCTACAGTTCGTGATACAGAGTTCAACGGAGTTGGTCCACGTGTTGGTATGGATATGCAGTATAACTTCGGTAATGGCTTTGCTATTTACGGAAATGGCGCTACTGCACTTCTAGTTGGTGATTCTAAGTTCAACACTTCAACTGGTTTCGGTGGTTTCGTAGTTAACTCTACTTCTGGTTCAAAAACTTCTATCGTTCCTGAATTAGAAGCTAAGTTAGGTGCTAAATACACTTACGCTATGGCTCAAGGCGACTTGACTTTAGATGCTGGTTGGATGTTTGTTGACTACATCAATGCTAACCACTTTATCAACTTCCTTGGCAACCGCGAATCTAACTTCGCTTTACAAGGTCCTTTCGCTGGTTTGAAATGGGTTGGTAACGTTTAATAGTTAAACCAAAACATGTCTTACCAAAGCCCATCCTTGTTGATGGGCTTTTTTTTGATAGATGGAGTGATCAATGTTGAAAAAAACAACCCTCGCTATTCTTTGCATGGCAACAAGTAGTTTCGTATCTGCAGGGACCATGGGGCCTGCTTGTGTTCCAGGTGATGTGACGGTTCCTTGTGAAGCTAAAAAATGGGATATTGGCGCACAGGCACTTTATTTACAACCAATTTATAGCGCTCAACGAGGTTATGAATATCGTCCTAACTCAAATGTAAAAGGAATTGATGATGATTGGGCTTGGGGATACCGTTTAGAAGGCTCTTATCATTTCAATACCGGTAATGACATTACCATGACTTGGGTGCATTTCGATAGCGAAGACTCCCGTCAGTCAGGTTTTGCTGGTGTAACGCCATTTACTGGCCTTTTAGAGGTACCTTTTGATATAACTTTTAATGATCGATTTGATCAAGTTAATCTTGTAATGGGTCAACATGTTGATATGGGATTGTTAAAAAACGCTCGTTTCTACGCGGGATTACAATATGCCAGAATTCGTATTGATACCGACTATATTTACGCCTTGACATTGCCAGGTGTAGCACCTGCAGGTGTCGTTCAAGATCGAGATACAGATTTTAATGGCGTTGGTCCAGTTATTGGTATTGATTATTCCTACGATTTAGCCCATGGATTTAGTGTTACCGCGAATGGTGCTGCTTCGGTTTTATATGGAACAACTCGACTTAACGATAGTTTTGTCTTCGCGCCAAACGGCTTAGTTCCAGTCAGCATATATGCAAGCAAAAAAGCGGTTGTACCCGGTGTACAGGCCAAGCTTGGTTTAAATTATGCCTGTGAATTAACTCAAGGTGTTCTTAATATTGAGGGTGGTTATCAAGTTATTGATTATTTCGATGCCTTGCAAACCCGTGATATCTGTTGCGGCAGATTAAAAAATTCTGATTTTGGACTCTATGGACCTTACCTTGGTGCAAAATGGGTAGGCAACATTTTATAATCTCCTTCTTGTAAGAACAAAAGCCCTATAGAATTAGGGCTTTTTTATTGGCTTAAATTCAACCGAATACCTGTCATTTTCTGTCGTTCAAAATTTACTCATATGGACAATTAATAAGACAAAAATTATTGTGCACAAAGGCTGGCCACTTCGATCGAGGCAAGTTATAATCCTCAGCGATAAATAATCAGGAAGCAAAAAAAACAATCAGGAGTGCTGTGTGTGAAACAAAAAGTACTTATTATGGCCATGGCTGCTATTTCAGGCCCCTTATTTGCCGCAGAAAATAATGCTGAATTGCAAAAACAAATTCAACTGCTACAGGCACAAACAAAGGCCTTACAAGCTCAACTTGATGGCTTGCAGAAACAATTAGTGTCACAGTCAAAAAGAGCTCCTTCTGCGCCCAGGCAAGTTGCACAAGAACAAAAGAAAGCACCAGAAAAAGCAACAAGGCAAATTGTAAAAACAGAAACAAAGGAGAATAAAAGGACAAAATCCAAGAAGGATCCTGTAAAATTTCATAATGCTCCTGTTCAATTACATGTTGTAGATGGTGATCCGAATTCCAGCAGCTTCTATCCAACAGCACTTGTCGCAGATGGACAGGTAGTAACCTATATCGCTGGTACTCCTGTTGTGACATCGCCTTATACTGGTGATAGACCAGCATTTGATGGCTCTGATTACATTGTGAATATTTCGAGTATTAACCGAGATATTCGATTAATGGAACAGCGACGACGTGTTTACGGGGTTTATGAGAGCATGGGCTATCCCGTCCCTACCATGCCAATTATTGCTTTGAGTGGAAAAATTGAACCGGTTGGCGATGTAACACGTCCCTTTAATGGAGATACTACTGGTGACATAAACTTAAGTTCGAGTGAGCTTGATGTTACTGCACTCATAAATGACAAAGTAGAAGGATTTATGTCGATTGCCTTTGATGATGCCCCGCCTGTATTAGGCGGTCCACGGGTTGAAAATTCGACATTTTATTTAAACCAAGGCTTTGTTAACATTGGTAATTTAGATATTACGCCCTATTATTTTACCGGCGGCCAGCTTTATGTTCCCTTTGGTCGCTATTCAAGTGCTATGGTGAGTTCACCTCTAACTCTAAGGCTTGCACGCACAAAATCAAGACCTTTCATTTTGGGTTATAAATCACAAACGGATTCTGGACCATTTGCTGCTGTGTATGGCTTTAAGTCGGATACTACAGATGGACATTCAGGGGTTGGCGGTTTAAATGTTGGTTACACCATTAAAACTGAGAAGACACGAGGTGAGATTGGCGCAAGTTACTTAAGCAATATTGCCGATTCTGCTGGAATGCAAAATACCGGCTCAGCTCCTGGCACAACCTTTGGCGGGTTTGGTTCAACCACCAATGGTAGCGAACATATTCATAAGGTTTCCGGTATAGGAGCTCATGGCACCCTCAGTATTGACCG contains:
- a CDS encoding Lpg1974 family pore-forming outer membrane protein gives rise to the protein MLNLKKTAVAVLALGSSAVFAGTMGPVCTPGNVTVPCERTAWDFGAYALYLQPAYDADYGYHSFTSSIDGVSQHYRDIDPEWGWGFKLEGSYHFSTGNDLNLNWYHWNKETDNSWGGVFIDGFGGPFFGSHHFEPKWDAVNLEFGQHVDFGEFKDIRFHAGLQYARIEHELTASGNFPPVSVATGFSTVRDTEFNGVGPRVGMDMQYNFGNGFAIYGNGATALLVGDSKFNTSTGFGGFVVNSTSGSKTSIVPELEAKLGAKYTYAMAQGDLTLDAGWMFVDYINANHFINFLGNRESNFALQGPFAGLKWVGNV
- a CDS encoding Lpg1974 family pore-forming outer membrane protein — its product is MLKKTTLAILCMATSSFVSAGTMGPACVPGDVTVPCEAKKWDIGAQALYLQPIYSAQRGYEYRPNSNVKGIDDDWAWGYRLEGSYHFNTGNDITMTWVHFDSEDSRQSGFAGVTPFTGLLEVPFDITFNDRFDQVNLVMGQHVDMGLLKNARFYAGLQYARIRIDTDYIYALTLPGVAPAGVVQDRDTDFNGVGPVIGIDYSYDLAHGFSVTANGAASVLYGTTRLNDSFVFAPNGLVPVSIYASKKAVVPGVQAKLGLNYACELTQGVLNIEGGYQVIDYFDALQTRDICCGRLKNSDFGLYGPYLGAKWVGNIL
- a CDS encoding FlxA-like family protein, producing MKQKVLIMAMAAISGPLFAAENNAELQKQIQLLQAQTKALQAQLDGLQKQLVSQSKRAPSAPRQVAQEQKKAPEKATRQIVKTETKENKRTKSKKDPVKFHNAPVQLHVVDGDPNSSSFYPTALVADGQVVTYIAGTPVVTSPYTGDRPAFDGSDYIVNISSINRDIRLMEQRRRVYGVYESMGYPVPTMPIIALSGKIEPVGDVTRPFNGDTTGDINLSSSELDVTALINDKVEGFMSIAFDDAPPVLGGPRVENSTFYLNQGFVNIGNLDITPYYFTGGQLYVPFGRYSSAMVSSPLTLRLARTKSRPFILGYKSQTDSGPFAAVYGFKSDTTDGHSGVGGLNVGYTIKTEKTRGEIGASYLSNIADSAGMQNTGSAPGTTFGGFGSTTNGSEHIHKVSGIGAHGTLSIDRYNFTAEWVSAAATFNPLDLSFNGQGARPQAGQLEAGVTFMAFSKPASLAVGYQWTRQALALNLPERRVAGVFNISIWKDTVESLEYRHDIDYKADQFANGAAPAGVVNQNTVGTNKTSDAVVAQIGVYF